A single genomic interval of Oryza sativa Japonica Group chromosome 7, ASM3414082v1 harbors:
- the LOC4343303 gene encoding uncharacterized protein, producing the protein MPATPTIIGALLGLGTQMYSNALRKLPYMRHPWEHVVGMGLGAVFVNQLVKWDEKLKEDLDKMLERAKQANERRYFDDDDD; encoded by the exons AtgccggcgacgccgacgatcATCGGCGCCCTCCTGGGCCTCGGCACCCAGATGTACTCCAACGCCCTCCGCAAGCTCCCCTACATGCGCC ATCCCTGGGAGCATGTGGTGGGAATGGGCCTGGGTGCGGTGTTCGTCAACCAGCTGGTGAAGTGGGATGAGAAGCTCAAGGAGGATCTCGACAAGATGCTTGAGCGTGCAAAGCAAGCCAACGAGCGGCGTTACTTTG atgatgatgatgattag
- the LOC4343304 gene encoding LRR receptor-like serine/threonine-protein kinase GSO1 encodes MMARRRFFPAWVVVVMVVVVVLGSCSAAAAAGDGDALMDVKNAFVEDPGGVLAGWGGGGGNSSAFCSWAGVECDAAGARVTGLNLSGAGLAGEVPGAALARLDRLEVVDLSSNRLAGPVPAALGALGRLTALLLYSNRLAGELPPSLGALAALRVLRVGDNPALSGPIPAALGVLANLTVLAAASCNLTGAIPRSLGRLAALTALNLQENSLSGPIPPELGGIAGLEVLSLADNQLTGVIPPELGRLAALQKLNLANNTLEGAVPPELGKLGELAYLNLMNNRLSGRVPRELAALSRARTIDLSGNLLTGELPAEVGQLPELSFLALSGNHLTGRIPGDLCGGGGGGAESTSLEHLMLSTNNFSGEIPGGLSRCRALTQLDLANNSLTGVIPAALGELGNLTDLLLNNNTLSGELPPELFNLTELKVLALYHNGLTGRLPDAVGRLVNLEVLFLYENDFSGEIPETIGECSSLQMVDFFGNRFNGSLPASIGKLSELAFLHLRQNELSGRIPPELGDCVNLAVLDLADNALSGEIPATFGRLRSLEQLMLYNNSLAGDVPDGMFECRNITRVNIAHNRLAGGLLPLCGSARLLSFDATNNSFSGGIPAQLGRSRSLQRVRFGSNALSGPIPAALGNAAALTMLDASGNALTGGIPDALARCARLSHIALSGNRLSGPVPAWVGALPELGELALSGNELTGPVPVQLSNCSKLIKLSLDGNQINGTVPSEIGSLVSLNVLNLAGNQLSGEIPATLAKLINLYELNLSRNLLSGPIPPDIGQLQELQSLLDLSSNDLSGSIPASLGSLSKLESLNLSHNALAGAVPPQLAGMSSLVQLDLSSNQLQGRLGSEFSRWPRGAFAGNARLCGHPLVSCGVGGGGRSALRSATIALVSAAVTLSVVLLVIVLVLIAVRRRRSGEVNCTAFSSSLGGGGNNTNGRQLVVKGSARREFRWEAIMEATANLSDQFAIGSGGSGTVYRAELPTGETVAVKRIAHMDSDMLLHDKSFAREVKILGRVRHRHLVKLLGFVASHDVGGGGGGGGSMLVYEYMENGSLYDWLHGIAAGGGGGGDGERKKRVLSWDARLKVAAGLAQGVEYLHHDCVPRVVHRDIKSSNVLLDGDMEAHLGDFGLAKSVADNRKDFTDSASCFAGSYGYMAPECGYSLKTTEKSDVYSMGIVMMELVTGLTPTDKAFGGDVDMVRWVQSRVEAPSPGREQVFDPALKPLAPREESSMTEVLEVALRCTRTAPGERPTARQVSDLLLHVSLDYYRAGEHKR; translated from the exons atgatggcgcggcggcgattcTTCCCGGCGTGGGTGGTGGTagtaatggtggtggtggtggttcttggttcttgctcggcggcggcggcggcgggggatggTGATGCGCTGATGGATGTGAAGAATGCGTTCGTGGAGGATCCCGGCGGCGTTCTGGCGGgatggggcggcggtggcggaaacTCGTCGGCGTTCTGTTCTTGGGCGGGGGTGGAGTGCGACGCGGCGGGGGCGAGGGTGACCGGGCTGAACCTGTCCGGCGCCGGGCTGGCCGGGGAGGTCCCCGGCGCGGCGCTGGCGCGGCTGGACCGGCTGGAGGTGGTCGACCTGTCTTCGAACAGGCTCGCCGGCCCGGTGCCGGCGGCGCTCGGGGCGCTCGGGAGGCTCACGGCGCTGCTGCTCTACTCcaaccgcctcgccggcgagctcccgccgtcgctgggcgcgctcgccgcgctccgGGTGCTCCGCGTCGGCGACAACCCGGCGCTGTCGGGCCCCATCCCCGCCGCGCTCGGCGTGCTCGCCAACCTcaccgtgctcgccgccgcgtcgtgcaACCTCACCGGCGCCATCCCGAGGAGCCTCGGGAGGCTCGCGGCGCTCACGGCGCTGAACCTGCAGGAGAACTCCCTGTCCGGGCCGATaccgccggagctcggcggcatCGCCGGGCTCGAGGTGCTCTCGCTCGCCGACAACCAGCTCACCGGCGTGATCCCGCCGGAGCTCGGGAGGCTCGCCGCGCTCCAGAAGCTGAACCTGGCGAACAACACGCTGGAGGGCGCCGTGCCGCCGGAGCTCGGGAAGCTCGGCGAGCTCGCGTACCTCAACCTCATGAACAACCGCCTCTCCGGGCGAGTCCCGCGCGagctcgccgcgctctcccgcgCGCGCACCATCGACCTGTCCGGCAACCTGCTCACCGGCGAACTCCCCGCCGAGGTCGGCCAGCTGCCGGAGCTCAGCTTCCTCGCGCTCTCCGGCAACCACCTTACCGGCCGCATCCCTGGCGAcctgtgcggcggcggcggcggtggagcagaGTCCACGAGCCTCGAGCACCTAATGCTCTCGACGAACAACTTCTCCGGCGAGATACCGGGGGGGCTCTCGCGGTGCCGGGCGCTGACGCAGCTCGACCTGGCGAACAACAGCCTCACCGGCGTGAtcccggcggcgctcggcgagcTCGGCAACCTGACGGACCTGCTGCTCAACAACAACAccctctccggcgagctcccgcCGGAGCTCTTCAACCTCACCGAGCTCAAGGTCCTCGCATTGTATCACAATGGGCTCACCGGCCGGCTGCCGGACGCCGTCGGCCGCCTCGTGAACCTCGAGGTGCTCTTCCTGTACGAGAACGACTTCTCCGGCGAGATACCGGAGACGATCGGGGAGTGCTCGAGCTTGCAGATGGTTGATTTCTTCGGGAACCGGTTCAACGGCAGCTTGCCGGCGTCCATCGGGAAGCTCTCCGAGCTGGCGTTCCTCCATCTCCGGCAGAACGAGCTGTCCGGCCGGATCCCGCCGGAGCTCGGCGACTGCGTGAACCTCGCCGTCCTCGACCTAGCCGACAACGCGCTCTCCGGCGAGATCCCGGCGACGTTCGGGAGGCTCCGGTCGCTGGAGCAGCTCATGCTGTACAACAactcgctcgccggcgacgtcccCGACGGCATGTTCGAGTGCCGGAACATCACCCGCGTCAACATCGCGCACaaccggctcgccggcggcctcctGCCGCTCTGCGGCTCGGCGAGGCTCCTGTCGTTCGACGCCACCAACAACTCCTTCTCCGGCGGCATCCCGGCGCAGCTCGGCCGGTCGCGGTCGCTCCAGCGCGTCCGCTTCGGGAGCAACGCGCTGTCCGGCCCGATCCCGGCGGCGCTCGGCAACGCCGCCGCGCTGACGATGCTCGACGCGTCGGGGAACGCGCTcaccggcggcatcccggacgcgCTCGCGCGGTGCGCGCGGCTCAGCCACATCGCCCTCAGCGGCAACCGGCTGTCCGGCCCCGTGCCGGCGTGGGTCGGCGCGCTGCCGGAGctcggcgagctggcgctctcCGGCAACGAGCTCACCGGGCCGGTGCCCGTCCAGCTCAGCAACTGCTCCAAGCTCATCAAGCTCTCGCTCGACGGCAACCAGATCAATGGAACAGTGCCATCGGAGATCGGCAGCTTGGTCTCGCTCAACGTGCTCAACCTGGCCGGCAACCAGCTCTCCGGCGAGATTCCGGCTACCCTCGCGAAGCTGATCAACCTGTACGAGCTGAACCTGTCGCGGAATCTCTTGTCCGGCCCGATCCCTCCCGACATTGGCCAGCTGCAAGAGCTGCAGAGCTTGCTGGATTTGAGCAGCAACGATCTCAGCGGCAGCATCCCGGCGTCGCTCGGGTCGCTCTCCAAGCTGGAGAGCTTGAATCTCTCCCACAACGCGCTCGCCGGAGCTGTGCCGCCGCAGCTCGCCGGGATGAGCAGCTTGGTGCAGCTGGATTTGTCCAGCAACCAGCTGCAGGGGAGGCTGGGGAGCGAGTTCTCGCGGTGGCCGCGTGGCGCGTTCGCCGGCAACGCGCGGCTCTGCGGCCACCCGCTGGTGagctgcggcgtcggcggcggcggccggtcggcgcTGCGGTCGGCGACGATCGCGCTGgtgtcggcggcggtgacgcTGTCGGTGGTGCTGCTGGTGATCGTGCTCGTGCTGatcgcggtgcggcggcggcggtccggGGAGGTGAACTGCACGGCGTTCTCGTCGAgcctcggcggtggcggcaacaaCACGAACGGGCGGCAGCTGGTGGTGAAGGGGTCGGCGCGGCGGGAGTTCCGGTGGGAGGCGATcatggaggcgacggcgaaccTGAGCGACCAGTTCGCCATCGGCTCCGGCGGGTCCGGGACGGTGTACCGGGCCGAGCTCCCCACCGGCGAGACGGTGGCCGTGAAGCGGATCGCGCACATGGACAGCGACATGCTCCTCCACGACAAGAGCTTCGCGAGGGAGGTCAAGATCCTCGGCCgcgtccgccaccgccacctcgtcAAGCTCCTCGGCTTCGTCGCCAGccacgacgtcggcggcggcggcggcggcggcggcagcatgcTCGTCTACGAGTACATGGAGAACGGCAGCCTGTACGACTGGCTACACGgcatcgccgccggtggcggcggcggcggcgacggcgagcgcaaGAAGCGCGTGCTGAGCTGGGACGCGCGGCTGAAGGTCGCCGCCGGGCTGGCGCAGGGCGTCGAGTACCTCCACCACGACTGCGTCCCCCGCGTCGTCCACCGCGACATTAAGTCCAGCAACGTCCTCCTCGACGGCGACATGGAGGCGCACCTCGGCGACTTCGGCCTCGCCAAGTCCGTCGCCGACAACCGCAAGGACTTCACCGACTCCGCCTCCTGCTTCGCCGGCTCCTACGGCTACATGGCCCCAG AGTGCGGATACAGCTTGAAGACGACGGAGAAGAGCGACGTGTACAGCATGGGGATCGTGATGATGGAGCTGGTGACCGGGCTGACGCCGACGGACAAGGCgttcggcggcgacgtggacaTGGTGCGGTGGGTGCAGTCGAGGGTGgaggcgccgtcgccggggCGGGAGCAGGTGTTCGACCCGGCGCTGAAGCCGCTGGCGCCGCGGGAGGAGTCGTCGATGACGGAGGTGCTGGAGGTGGCGCTCCGGTGCACGAGGACGGCGCCGGGGGAGAGGCCCACGGCGAGGCAGGTGTCCGACCTGCTGCTCCACGTCTCGCTCGATTACTATCGAGCCGGCGAGCACAAGCGCTAG